Within Sorangiineae bacterium MSr11367, the genomic segment GGACACGACGCGGCTCAAAGGTGGCGGAAACGAGGTCGCGTTCTTCGTGGAGCACGAAGATCACGTGCGCAGTGGCGTTCCGGGCGAACGCGTTCAACCCGGCGACAAGCTTCAATTCGCCTATTCGGCGCGGCATCCGGTGCACGTGCTCGTGCTGAGCGTCGACGGCTCGGGGGCGGCATCGGTGTACGCGGATGGCGCGGCGGAGATGCCCGCCACCACGGGGAACGAGGTGCGCGCGCTTCCGACGAGCATCGTGCTCGACGACGTGCTCGGTGAAGAATCCATCGTGGGCCTCGTCTGCGATGGGCCCGAGGATGCCGAACCGCTTCGCGCACGCCTGCTTCGCGAGGGGGATCGCTTCACGGCGCCGCCATCGTGCACGGCCACGCGCTGGACCCTGGTCAAAGGGGCGCGCACGCCGTGAACGCCTTCGTCCGATTCGTAGCCCAACTCGCAGGGTGCGCGCTTGCTTTGCTCGTGGCCAAGCCGGCCATGGCCGACGTCGAGCGGTTCGGTCTGATCCTCGGCAACAACGTTGGCTCGCCCGAGCAAGCCGAACTGCGCTACGCGGAATCGGACGCGGAAAAGATCCGCGACACGTTGCAGTCGCTGGGCAGGTTCGACCCGGACAAACTCGTTTTGCTCCAAGGAGAAAGCGCCGACACCGTGCGCAAGGCGCTGGCCGGCCTGGGCGAGCGCCTTCGCCTGGCCGCGAGCAAACCGAACACGCAGGTCGTTCTCTTTGCGTATTACTCCGGCCACGCGGACGGCGCGGCCTTGCATCTTCGGGGCAGCGCTCTGCCGCTCGGCGAGCTCGAACAATGGGTTCGCGCTTCCGCGGCCGAATTTCGCCTCTTGATCCTCGATGCATGCCGCTCCGGCGCCCTTACCCGGGTCAAAGGTGGCACGCGCGCCCCACCGGTGGAGATTCGCACCGAAGGGAGCCTGGCCCGCGAAGGGCTTCTCTTTTGGACGGCCAGCGCGGCGAACGAGGATGCGCAGGAATCCGACGCCATCAAGGGCTCCTTCTTTTCCCACTACCTCAACTCCGCCCTGCTCGGTGCAGGCGACGTCGATGGCGATGGCAACGTATCCGTCGAAGAAGCGTACCGCTACGCCTCGGAGAACACCGTTCGGGCCTCCAGCGCGACCTTCGGCGGGACGCAGCATCCCACCTTCCGCTACGAGCTTTCCGGATATGGAAAGCTCGAGCTCACGACCTTGTGGGAACACACCTCCGGCCGCGCGACGTTGGTGGTGCCCGCCGGGAAACCTTACCTCGTCTTCCGCGATTCGAGCTCCGGTCCCGTCGTCGGCGAAATCGGGGCCTCGGATCGCGCGCGGCACATCAGCGTGCGTCCCGGCACGTATTTCCTGCGCGCGCGTGCGCCCGATGCGCTGCTCGAGGGGCGGGTGCGGGTCGGCGCTTGGGAAACGCGCGAGGTGCGCGATGCGGATCTGAGTAGGAGTGCCTACGCCCGACTCGTGCGCAAAGGCGGCGTGCGAAGCTCCGCGTTCTTCGTGGGGGCGGGGGCGCAGGTTCACACGGCGCTGAGCAATGCCACCGGCACCTGTTTCGGCGGGTACGGTGAGGTCGGGATTCATTGGGAAGCCCTCACGGGACAATTGCGCGTGGGCGTGTGCCGTGCGGCCTTCGACAATGGGCGATTGCAAGGCACCGTCGACGAGGCCACCGCACAACTGCGTCTCGTGCGCGTCATCGACCTACGCAGCGTATCGCCGTACTTCGGTATCGAGGCGGGCGCACTTTTTCTGTCGCAGAACTTCGACCTGCGCAACGGAAGCGCGAGCGACAGCCGAACCTTTGGCATGACCGGTGCGGGCGTGCTCGGCGTATCGCTCGAACTCGCAGGCGGCTTCGCGCTCTCGGCCGAGGGTGCATTTGCGTTGTACTTGTATCCGCTGGAAAACGCCGTTTCCGGCGAAACCAAGCGGCAGGCCGACCTGAGCATTCGCCCGTCCGTCGGTCTATCGAAAACTTGGTAAAGGCGTACTCTCGAAGGATGCACCCGACCCAAGACGCCCGCGTCATTCTTCGCCGCGCGAACGGTTACGACGTTCAGAACATCCGCGCCATCGTGCGCGGGGGGCTCGAGGAACTCGGGCTTCGGCCATTCGGGCGCACCTTGGTGAAGCCCAACTTGGTCGCCGCCGGGGAGCTTTTCACGCATGCGCACACGCGTGCGGAGTTTGCCGAGGGGGTGCTGCTCGCGCTGAAGGATCGGGACGATGGGTCGATGAAGGAGCTCGCCATCGGGGAGCGCAGCGGCATCACCGTGCCCACGCGCTTCGTGTTCGACGAGGCGGGATACAACGAGGTGGTCTCGCGGGTGGGGGCCAAGCGGTATTTCTTCGAGGAGGAGCCGCAAGTCGAGATTCCGCTGCACCACGAAGGGCGTTTGCGCGATTACCTGTTTACGCCAGAGCCCATTGCTCGGGCCGACTTCTTCGTCAATTGCCCGAAGTTCAAGGCGCATCCGTGGACCACGGTGACGTTCTCGATGAAGAACTACATTGGTATCCAGGACGACCGGCACCGGCTCATCGATCACGACCATGCGCTCAACCGCAAGGTGGCCGATTTGCAATACATCATTCAGCCGCAGTTCTGCGCGGTGGATGCCATCATCGCCGGCGAGGGGCGCATGCTGACGCCAATCCCGCGCGAGCTCGGGCTCATCGTGATGGGGAACAACCAGGTGGCGCTCGATTCCGTGTGCTGCCGCATCATCGGCGTCGACCCGATGGAGGTGGAGCACATTCGCCTCGCGCACGAGCGCGGCTTCGGCCCGCTGGAGGCGAAGATCACCGGGGATGTGACCGTCGAGGAGATGCAGGAGCGCGCGAAGGGCTTCCAGGTGGGCTTGGTGCGCATCGAGAAGTACTTCGAGGGGACGAACATCTTCGGCTATGCGGGACCGCCGCCCGGCCACGGCGACGATGGCTATTGCTGGGGCGGTTGCCCGGGCGTCATGGAAGAAGTCATCGAGGTGCTGCGCCTCTACGACGAGCAATGCGATGCGAAGCTGCCGCGCCTCCATATGGTCTTTGGCCATTACAAAGGACCGCTGGACATCAAGTACGGCGAGAAAGTGGTCTTCGTGGGGGACTGCTGCCAATGGCAGGGAAGCCTCGGCGGCGAGGTGGTGCGGATCGAAAGTTTGTACAAGGATCGGTCGCAGCTCGATCCATACGAGATCAAGCACAAGGACGTGTATGCGCGCATGCTGAAGATGGCCGGAAAGCTGCGCGAGCTGAAGAAGCAGCCGTACATCCGGCTCGAGGGCTGTCCGGTGAGCATTGGCGAGTTGGTTCTTTTGCTCGCCGAGTTGGGCAATATTCAAAATCCGTATTTCGACAAGCGGAACGTGCTCGGCTTCAATCGCTCGTATCTGGCGTGGCGCGGGAGCTCGGCGTGGCAACGGTTGCTCGGGCACCCATACCAGGTGCGGGGTGAGACCGAGCGGGGGCAGGCGCGGCCCGAAGTGGAGTGAGATCAGGGAGCACGCCCCGCGACGGCCTGGTGCACGGCGCGTAGGGCGGTGGTGATGCGCTCGGAACCCGAGGATACGGTGCGGGCGTAGGTGGCGGGGGTGAGGCGCGCATCCGGGAGCAGCCGCTCGAGCAGGGCGATGGCGTCGGCGCGGCGGTGGAGCTCCGTTCCGCCGACCACGTCGAGGACCTCGGCGATGGCGGCGAGCGCAACGTAGACCGCCTCTTCCTCCTCGGGCTCGATGGCCATGGGCACGGGGGCGGCGGCCGGGTCGGGAAACCAACGGGCGAAGCGCTGCTCCAGCGCGCGGAGATCGCGGTAGAGGGCCTCCGTGTGCGCGCGTTCGCCCTCGGTGGTGTCGCTTGGCTCGAGCCCGGCCTCGCGGCGCGCGTCGGCCTCGAGCTCAAGGTCTTCGAGCGCGCTCTGGTCGCGGCGCCGTGCAATGAGCTCCAGTTCGTCCAGGAGCAGCCCGATCTCTTGCTCGGGTGCGATGTCGGCGTGCAACGATGGCCCGAGTTGGGCACCGCTGCAGATGCCCTCGAGCTGGGCGTCGTCCATGAAATGGTAGAACGCGCGCTCCCCCCGTGTGCGCTGCTGTGCCACCAGCGCGCGCAGCACGGGGTTCTCCTCGCCCAGGGCGATGACGCTGACGCCGATGGGAAGATCGCCCAGGCTTTCGCGCGCCTGGGTGACCTGGGGCTCGTTCACGGGCGCGCAGCCGTCGGTGACGAGGACGATCTGCGCGCGCGCAAGCGCAGGATCGCTCGCCTTGGCCTGCGCGATCATGGCGAAGCTCGCGAGCAGTGCGCGCTCGATGTCCGTCCCGCCCTCGCGCACCGTGGAGCTGATGCCCACCATGGCCTGGTCGACCTCCGCCGGGGTGGAGACCCGGACGATGTCCCCGAGTTCCTTGGTGAAGTAGCGGAAGTAAAGCATCGGGCGCACGTGGCCGGGGTCCTCGAGGCGCTTTCGGAGCGTCGCTAGCTCCGCGAGGACGATGGCGTCGCGCATGCGCGCGCGGTTGCCCTGCATCGAGGTGGAGCCGTCGAGCACGTAGACGCGCACTTCGCTGGTCATGACCACGCGCGAGCGCCGCTCGACCTCCTCGCGAATGAAGCGACGGCTCAAGAGGCGTCCCGCGGCAAGATCGAGCAGCAACGCCCGCGGGTCGGTGATCAACGCGTCCCGAAGATCCTCCGCACCGCGGGCGGAGACCAGCTGCATGGCCGGCGTGGGAAACCGCACCGCGCGCAGCCGCCGGCGCTCCTCGTCGACGCGCACGGGGGTCATCGGCGCGCCGAGCTCGAACGCGCCGTCCACGGCCAGGGCGCATGCGCGGGTGGCATCATCGCGAAACACCACGGCGCCGAAGGTCTCCCTCGCCGAGCGCTCGAGCGATTCGCTGATCTCGAGCGGCCTGCACCCGCGAAGGCCGCCGAGCGCACGCGAAGCAGCCGGTCCTAGCTCGGCGTCGCCGCTGTCCTGGAGTGCGCGCAGGCCGGCGTAGAGAAGGCGAACGTCGCCCGTGCGGGAGGCTTGGCGCGCTTGATGGATCAGATCGACGTCGGCCTGGAGTCCCGCCGCTTGAAGGCGATCGAGCCACGCAATCTGCTGCGCCACGTACGCGCTTCGCGCCGCCACCGCGCCGGCGTCGAGCGGCAGCGCCGCGGCCACGTCGAGAAGGACCTGGCGCGCGGCGAGCAACTGTTGCCGCCTTCGCCCGAGGAGGCGCGTCTCGGTGCGCGCACCGTCGAGCAGGTGATCGACCAGCGCGAGCTCGAGCTCCAGCGCGCGTGTCGTCTCGGGCACGTCCGTCGCGAAGCCGAGCGGCGGAAGCAACGCCACGGAACCTGCGGGCGGCGCCGCCCGCGAAAGGAGCTCCCACACGCGCCGCAGCCACGCCGCGTACGCAACGAGCGGCCGCCCCACGACGATGGTCGCGCGTTCCACGAGCTCCACGTTCTCTTCCAGTTCGTCCCACGCGGCCTGGAGCGACTCGGCCGACTCGCTCGACGCACCGAACGCCTCCAAGGCCATCGTCACCGTCTTCGGGCGGTAACCGAAGGCCGCCAAGAGCGGACGGGCCACCTTGACGAGGCGCTGCTTTTCGATGTGCTCCGGTCCGAGGGAGAGACGCTCGATGCGCGCGCCGAGCTCCGCGGTCACGGGCGTCCCGTCGCGAGGATATCGGCCCAGACCGCGTCGGCATGGCCGCGGCGCAGGCGGGCGAGGAGCGCACTCGAATGCGACTCGAGCCCGTCGATGCGCGCCCGCAGCGCGGCGGTGCGCTCGAGCGCCGCCGGGAAGACCTCGCCCACGAGACGCGCTTCGAGCGAGAAGCGCGCGAAGGCGCCCTCGTCGTACGCGACATGGAAAAAGCGGCTCTTTCGCGTGTCGTCGAGGACGACGAGCAACGCCGCCGCATCACCCGAGGCGCACGTGCTTTCGATGGGACCGCGCAGGGTCTCCCAGAATTGCTCCAGGAGGGTCACCGCGCGACCGATGCGCTCGATATCCATCGTCACCACTTGGTCGCGAAGCTCCGCGGGGATCCCCTCCAGGAGCTCGTGCACGTCCGCGAGGCGCGCGTCATACTCCACACGGGAGGAGGCCGCGTCCTGCGACACGCGAAAGGCCGTCACCAGCAGGGTGTACGTCAGCGAGACGCGTTGCTCGGCGTTGCGCAGATCGCGGTAGCCCTTCGCGCTTGGCGATGGCGCCGGGTGCGACGCCCGCTCGGTGCGCAAGAGCACGTGGGCGATGAGCGTGAGCAGCTCACCGCGGGTCAGCACGCGCCCCAGGCCCACGGCCTCGAGGCGCTCCAACACCGAGGACGTGCGCTCGATGACCTGCAGGCGATCCCTCGCGTCGATGCGCTCGAAGGCTGCCTCGAGCAGCGGCCGGATCCGCGGCCCCAGCACGCGCGATTTGAAGGCGAGCGGCACCGCCCCCAGTGCCTCCAGGCGCTGC encodes:
- a CDS encoding caspase family protein: MNAFVRFVAQLAGCALALLVAKPAMADVERFGLILGNNVGSPEQAELRYAESDAEKIRDTLQSLGRFDPDKLVLLQGESADTVRKALAGLGERLRLAASKPNTQVVLFAYYSGHADGAALHLRGSALPLGELEQWVRASAAEFRLLILDACRSGALTRVKGGTRAPPVEIRTEGSLAREGLLFWTASAANEDAQESDAIKGSFFSHYLNSALLGAGDVDGDGNVSVEEAYRYASENTVRASSATFGGTQHPTFRYELSGYGKLELTTLWEHTSGRATLVVPAGKPYLVFRDSSSGPVVGEIGASDRARHISVRPGTYFLRARAPDALLEGRVRVGAWETREVRDADLSRSAYARLVRKGGVRSSAFFVGAGAQVHTALSNATGTCFGGYGEVGIHWEALTGQLRVGVCRAAFDNGRLQGTVDEATAQLRLVRVIDLRSVSPYFGIEAGALFLSQNFDLRNGSASDSRTFGMTGAGVLGVSLELAGGFALSAEGAFALYLYPLENAVSGETKRQADLSIRPSVGLSKTW
- a CDS encoding DUF362 domain-containing protein is translated as MHPTQDARVILRRANGYDVQNIRAIVRGGLEELGLRPFGRTLVKPNLVAAGELFTHAHTRAEFAEGVLLALKDRDDGSMKELAIGERSGITVPTRFVFDEAGYNEVVSRVGAKRYFFEEEPQVEIPLHHEGRLRDYLFTPEPIARADFFVNCPKFKAHPWTTVTFSMKNYIGIQDDRHRLIDHDHALNRKVADLQYIIQPQFCAVDAIIAGEGRMLTPIPRELGLIVMGNNQVALDSVCCRIIGVDPMEVEHIRLAHERGFGPLEAKITGDVTVEEMQERAKGFQVGLVRIEKYFEGTNIFGYAGPPPGHGDDGYCWGGCPGVMEEVIEVLRLYDEQCDAKLPRLHMVFGHYKGPLDIKYGEKVVFVGDCCQWQGSLGGEVVRIESLYKDRSQLDPYEIKHKDVYARMLKMAGKLRELKKQPYIRLEGCPVSIGELVLLLAELGNIQNPYFDKRNVLGFNRSYLAWRGSSAWQRLLGHPYQVRGETERGQARPEVE
- a CDS encoding VWA domain-containing protein, producing the protein MTAELGARIERLSLGPEHIEKQRLVKVARPLLAAFGYRPKTVTMALEAFGASSESAESLQAAWDELEENVELVERATIVVGRPLVAYAAWLRRVWELLSRAAPPAGSVALLPPLGFATDVPETTRALELELALVDHLLDGARTETRLLGRRRQQLLAARQVLLDVAAALPLDAGAVAARSAYVAQQIAWLDRLQAAGLQADVDLIHQARQASRTGDVRLLYAGLRALQDSGDAELGPAASRALGGLRGCRPLEISESLERSARETFGAVVFRDDATRACALAVDGAFELGAPMTPVRVDEERRRLRAVRFPTPAMQLVSARGAEDLRDALITDPRALLLDLAAGRLLSRRFIREEVERRSRVVMTSEVRVYVLDGSTSMQGNRARMRDAIVLAELATLRKRLEDPGHVRPMLYFRYFTKELGDIVRVSTPAEVDQAMVGISSTVREGGTDIERALLASFAMIAQAKASDPALARAQIVLVTDGCAPVNEPQVTQARESLGDLPIGVSVIALGEENPVLRALVAQQRTRGERAFYHFMDDAQLEGICSGAQLGPSLHADIAPEQEIGLLLDELELIARRRDQSALEDLELEADARREAGLEPSDTTEGERAHTEALYRDLRALEQRFARWFPDPAAAPVPMAIEPEEEEAVYVALAAIAEVLDVVGGTELHRRADAIALLERLLPDARLTPATYARTVSSGSERITTALRAVHQAVAGRAP